The genomic DNA AGCCGTTGGACGGGCCCTCGGCCAGGAGGCCGAGGATCGCGCTGCGGACGTCGCCGCGGCGGGCGCGGGGACCGCCGGGGCCGAAGCCGCGGCCGGGACCGAAGCCCCGGTGGCCGCCGCCGAAGCCGCGGCCCGGACCGAAGCCGGGGCCGAAGCCCGGCCCGCCCTCGGCGCCGGCCTCGCGACCGGGTCCGAAGCCGGGACCGAAGCCGCGGCCGGGTCCGAAGCCCTCGCCCGCGGCCGCCATGGCGGCCATCCGTCGGAAGGCCTTCGGGGGGACGAATCCCTGCGGGGGTGCGTTGAAGTGGTGTCGCACGGTGGTGCTCCTCTGAGTTGTCGGCGCGACCTCCGTGATCGCGTCACCGATATATCGCCGACAGTCTAGAAGATATTCCGAGTGTTCTACAAGACCCTGCACCGAGGCCGGGTCCGCGGGGCTAGAGGGGCCAGCCCGCCGGGCCCTGGGTGCCGGCGGCGTACTCCTCCATGGGCGTCTCGTCGGCGGCCCACGCCCCGAGCACCGAGTCGACGATGCGCCAGCACTCCACGGCGGTGTCCCCGCGGACCGCGAGCAGCGGGTCGCCGTCGAGCACGCCCGCCAGCACCTCCCCGTACGCGGGCAGCCGCCCGGGGTGGAGGTCGGTGTCGAGCGTGACGTGGTCGAGCCCCAGCGGGTCGTCCTCGCCGTTGACGTTGAGGTCGAGCGCCATCGCGTCGGGGCCCATCGAGAGCCGGAGGCGGTCCGGCTCGCACTCCCCGGTCAGGCCGGTCGGCAGGTGGGGGACGGGCTTGAAGGTCACCACGACCTCCTTGCGCAGCGCGCCGACCGCCTTGCCCGAGCGCAGCCGGAAGGGCACGCCCGCCCAGCGCCAGCTGTCGATCTCGAGGGTGACCTCGGCGAGCGTCTCGGTCCCGCGCGCCGGGTCGACGCCGGGCTCGGCCACGTAGTCGGGCACGGTGCGGTCGTCGATGGTCCCCGTCGTGTAGCGGGCCCGGCGCGAGGCCTTGGCGGGGTCGTCGCCCCAGGCCCGGCAGGCGCGCAGCACCGCGGCCTTGGCCTCGCGCAGGTCGAAGGCCGACACCTCGCCAATCGGGTCCATGGCCACGAGGGCCATCACCTGCAGCAGGTGGCTCTGGATCATGTCGACCAGGGCGCCGGCGCGGTCGTAGTAGCCGGCGCGGCCCTCGAGCGTCAGCTGCTCGTCGAAGACGATGTCGACGCTGGCCACGTGCTCGGCGTTCCAGACCGGCTCGAAGATGCGGTTGGCGAAGCGGACGCCGAGCAGGTTCAGCACGGTGGAGCGGCCGAGGAAGTGGTCGACCCGGAAGATGCGCTCCTCGGGCACGAGGACGGCGAGGGTGGCGTTCAGCGCGCGGGCGCTGGCCGCGTCGGTGCCGAAGGGCTTCTCCAGCACGAGGACGGTGCCCTCGGGCAGGTCGACCTCGCGCAGCGCCTCGCAGGCCCGCGCGGTCACCGCGGGCGGCAGCGCGAAGTACAGCGCCGGGGCCGGCTCGCCCGCCGCGACGAGAGCGGCGAGGTCCTCGGCCCTGGTGACGTCGGCGCGGTGGTAGGACGTGGTCGCCAGCAGCGCGTCGACGGTCTCCCGCGACACCCCGCCCGAGGTCAGCGAACCCTCCAGCCGGTCTCGCCAGGTCTGCTCGTCCCAGTCCTCCGCGCCGGCACCGACCAGCACCAGGTCGCGGCGCTGCGGCTCCACGTCGAGCAGCTTGCCGAGCGCCGGCATCAGCAGCCGGTTGGCCAGGTCCCCGCTGGCGCCGAGGAGCACGAGCCTGCGGATCGGGGTCGAGGGCAGCGGGGCCCCGTCGACCGAGAGGTCCTGGTCCGGGGTGGCGGTCGAGATGCTCAAGGCGGGCTCCGAGGGTCGACGGTGCAGCCCGCGGGCCACGGGTGCACGCTCACGCTAGGGCCAGCGGTGCTCCGCGGCGGGTGACCCCCGCCGGGCGTCAGCGGCGGCGCAGCGTCGAGCGGGCCAGGGTCGTGACGCAGCCGCCTGCGACCGCGGTGGCCGTGCCGCCGACCAGCGCGGCGACGAACAGCGCCGGGCTGTACGCGCCCAGCACCAGCAGCATCCCGCCCGCCAGCAGCAGGCTGAGCACCACGACGGTGGCCAGGACCGGGGCGAGGTCGCTGCCGGGGCGTGCCTCCGGGCGGGCAGCCGGAGCGGCTTCGGGTTCGGCCGCGGGCGTGCGCCGCGGGCCGAGGTCGGCGAACAGCGCGCGCAGGTCGTCGCGGGAGCGCGCGGCCATGGCCCGGGCGAGGCGGTCGTCGAGCTCGGCGGGGTCGAGGCGCCCGGCGGCGAAGTGCTCGGCGAGCGCGTCGCAGGCGGTCGCCCGCTCGAGGTCCCCGACGCGGAGGGCGGGCGCGGGCTCGACCGCGCGCAGCGGGGTCACGGGGCGGCCGGACGAGGGGCGGCCGGGGTACGGCGTGAGGTGGTCCACGCCGCGAGCCTCGTCCCCGCCGCCCGGTCCCGGGAAGGGCTCGCGGGCGTGCGGGGACGGGGGTCGGAGCAGGCCGAGACCCCGGTCGTACGCGACCGGGCCGCGGGTCGTCCCGCGGAGGTCAGAGCGCCCGGAGCGTCGCGGGCGCGAGGCCGATGCGGTAGCGCACGGCGGTGAAGGGCCAGTCCCCGAGGAGCCAGTCGCCCACCACCTGGGTGAGCGGGCCGTCCAGCTCGGCGCGGTCCGCCCGCACCCACGAGAGGACCCGCACGGCGAGCGGCTCACGCGTCGGCTTGAGATAGACGCAGCCGACCAGGGTGCCCTCGAGGTGGTCGAGGACCGCGTACGCGAGGTCGACGCGGCGGGCCGAGCGGTCCGCGTGGCTCACCAGGTCGGCGAGGTTCTCCTCCAGGGTCATCCCGGCCGCGGGCGGCCAGTGCCCGCCGAAGCCCTCGGCGATCCCGGGCGTCGCCCGGACGTGCTCGATGCTCGAGGTCCAGGCGGCGTGGTCGGCCTCGTTGTGCTGCGGACCGAGGAGCTCCAGCCGGAGGCCGCGGGCGCGGTGGACGGCCGGGACCTCGAAGCCGGCCGGGACGATCGTCATCGTCGGAGCCTAGGCTCGCGTCAGAGCGCGTACACCGTCACGGCGGTGGCCTTGACCGCGAGGAAGACGTCGCGGCCGGGGTAGAGGTCGAGCTCGCCGACGGACGCCGGCGTGACGCTGGCGGTGATCGGCTCGCCCGACGTCGTCACCGTGCTGACGCGCACCGCGTCGCCGGCCGGCACGAGCTCGCCGACCCGCGCCGGCAGGACCGTGCGTGGGCTGCCGTGCGGTGCGTCGACGAAGACCGAGACGGCGTTCGGGGCGAACACGGCGGCCGCGGCGGTCCCCGGGGTGAGGCCCGAGGTGCCGGCGCCGACGTGCAGGCCGGCCGGGGTGGTGACGCCGACCGGGTCGACCGTGCCGAGCACCAGGTTGAGCCCGGCGAGGCGGGCGGCGAAGGTCGTGCGCGGGTGGCGCAGCACCTCGGCCGTGGGCCCGGCCTCCACGACCCGGCCGCCCTCGAGGACGACGACCCGGTCGCTCAGCAGCAGGGCGTCGAGCAGGTCGTGGGTGACCAGCACGCTCGTGCGCCCGACCAGCACCTGCCGCAGCACCCGGCGCACGAGCGGGGCCAGGGTCACGTCGAGGGCGGCGAGCGGCTCGTCGAGGAGCAGCAGCCGCGGGTCGGTGGCCACCGCGCGGGCCACGGCCACGCGCTGGGCCTGCCCGCCGGAGAGCTGGGCGGGCCGGCGGGGCGCCAGGTCCTCGGCCTCGACGTCGGCCAGGCAGCGCCGCGCAAGCTGCTCGGCCTCGCGCCGCCCGACCCCCGCCGCCCGCGGGCCGAAGGCCACGTTGGCGAGGACGTCCAGGTGCGGGAAGAGCAGCGGGTCCTGGGCGAGCAGGCCGACGCGGCGCCGGTGCGGCGGCGGCCAGTGCCCGGAGCCGAGGTCGAAGAGCGGCTCCCCGTCGAGCTCGGCGTGTCCGGAGTCGGGTCGCAGCGTCCCGGCCAGCACGGCGAGCAGGGTGGACTTGCCGGCGCCGTTCGGGCCGAGAACGGCGAGCCGCTCGTCCTCGCCGACCTCGAGGGTGACGTCGAGGCCGCGGGCGGCGACCTGCGCGGACAGGTGGAGACCCACGTCAGAGCACCCGCTGCCCGGGGCGTCCGGCGGCGAGGCCGACGACGGCGACCGCGACGGCGACGAGGACGAGGGAGAGCGCCACGGCCGTGCCGGCGTCGGTCTCGCGCTGGAGGTAGATCTCGAGCGGCAGCGTGCGGGTGACGCCCTGCAGGCTCCCGGCGAAGGTGAGCGTCGCCCCGAACTCGCCGAGCGAGCGGGCGAAGGCGAGCACCGAGCCGGAGACCAGCCCGGGCAGCACGAGCGGCAGCGTGACGCGGCGCAGCACGAGTGTCGGGCGCCCGCCGAGCGTGGCGGCCACGGTCTCGTAGCGCTGCCCGACCGCCCGGAGCGTGCCCTCGAGGCTGACCACGAGGACGGGCAGGGAGACGAACGCCTGGGCGAGCACGACCGCGGTGGTCGAGAAGGCGACCTGCACGCCGAGGACCTCGAGCGTGCGGCCCAGCAGCCCCCGCCGCCCGAACGTGTAGAGCAGCGCGATGCCGCCGACGACCGGCGGCAGGACGAGCGGCAGCAGCATCAGCGAGCGGACCGCGCGCTGCCCGGGGAAGGACG from Microlunatus sagamiharensis includes the following:
- a CDS encoding glucose-6-phosphate dehydrogenase, with product MSISTATPDQDLSVDGAPLPSTPIRRLVLLGASGDLANRLLMPALGKLLDVEPQRRDLVLVGAGAEDWDEQTWRDRLEGSLTSGGVSRETVDALLATTSYHRADVTRAEDLAALVAAGEPAPALYFALPPAVTARACEALREVDLPEGTVLVLEKPFGTDAASARALNATLAVLVPEERIFRVDHFLGRSTVLNLLGVRFANRIFEPVWNAEHVASVDIVFDEQLTLEGRAGYYDRAGALVDMIQSHLLQVMALVAMDPIGEVSAFDLREAKAAVLRACRAWGDDPAKASRRARYTTGTIDDRTVPDYVAEPGVDPARGTETLAEVTLEIDSWRWAGVPFRLRSGKAVGALRKEVVVTFKPVPHLPTGLTGECEPDRLRLSMGPDAMALDLNVNGEDDPLGLDHVTLDTDLHPGRLPAYGEVLAGVLDGDPLLAVRGDTAVECWRIVDSVLGAWAADETPMEEYAAGTQGPAGWPL
- a CDS encoding DUF1707 SHOCT-like domain-containing protein, yielding MDHLTPYPGRPSSGRPVTPLRAVEPAPALRVGDLERATACDALAEHFAAGRLDPAELDDRLARAMAARSRDDLRALFADLGPRRTPAAEPEAAPAARPEARPGSDLAPVLATVVVLSLLLAGGMLLVLGAYSPALFVAALVGGTATAVAGGCVTTLARSTLRRR
- a CDS encoding twin-arginine translocation pathway signal protein, with protein sequence MTIVPAGFEVPAVHRARGLRLELLGPQHNEADHAAWTSSIEHVRATPGIAEGFGGHWPPAAGMTLEENLADLVSHADRSARRVDLAYAVLDHLEGTLVGCVYLKPTREPLAVRVLSWVRADRAELDGPLTQVVGDWLLGDWPFTAVRYRIGLAPATLRAL
- a CDS encoding sulfate/molybdate ABC transporter ATP-binding protein, whose amino-acid sequence is MGLHLSAQVAARGLDVTLEVGEDERLAVLGPNGAGKSTLLAVLAGTLRPDSGHAELDGEPLFDLGSGHWPPPHRRRVGLLAQDPLLFPHLDVLANVAFGPRAAGVGRREAEQLARRCLADVEAEDLAPRRPAQLSGGQAQRVAVARAVATDPRLLLLDEPLAALDVTLAPLVRRVLRQVLVGRTSVLVTHDLLDALLLSDRVVVLEGGRVVEAGPTAEVLRHPRTTFAARLAGLNLVLGTVDPVGVTTPAGLHVGAGTSGLTPGTAAAAVFAPNAVSVFVDAPHGSPRTVLPARVGELVPAGDAVRVSTVTTSGEPITASVTPASVGELDLYPGRDVFLAVKATAVTVYAL
- a CDS encoding ABC transporter permease — protein: MRSTLPRWVYAPAALGALFVVLPLVAMGTRVDWSRFGSLVTSPASLDALGLSLRTSLASTVLCLVLGVPMALVLARTSFPGQRAVRSLMLLPLVLPPVVGGIALLYTFGRRGLLGRTLEVLGVQVAFSTTAVVLAQAFVSLPVLVVSLEGTLRAVGQRYETVAATLGGRPTLVLRRVTLPLVLPGLVSGSVLAFARSLGEFGATLTFAGSLQGVTRTLPLEIYLQRETDAGTAVALSLVLVAVAVAVVGLAAGRPGQRVL